One window of Pseudomonas sp. ML2-2023-3 genomic DNA carries:
- a CDS encoding YgdI/YgdR family lipoprotein, whose amino-acid sequence MTHRTLAALMLAAGLAALAGCSSPSVITLNDGREIQTVDAPKYDDASGFYQFEQLDGKKTRINKDQIRTVKEL is encoded by the coding sequence ATGACTCACCGGACTCTCGCCGCCCTGATGCTTGCTGCTGGCCTGGCTGCCCTTGCTGGCTGCTCTTCGCCTTCAGTGATCACACTTAACGACGGCCGTGAAATCCAGACAGTCGATGCGCCAAAGTACGATGATGCCTCGGGTTTCTATCAGTTCGAGCAATTGGACGGCAAAAAAACCCGCATCAACAAAGACCAGATTCGCACCGTTAAAGAGCTGTAA
- the moaB gene encoding molybdenum cofactor biosynthesis protein B, producing the protein MKAKVDAPFVPLNIAVLTVSDTRTLETDTSGQVFVDRLSDAGHTLAARVLLKDDLYKIRAQVATWIAEDEVQVVLITGGTGFTARDSTPEAVSCLLDKQVDGFGELFRQISVADIGTSTVQSRALAGLANGTLVCCLPGSTNAVRTGWDGILAEQLDSRHRPCNFVAHLKQAPACDTRG; encoded by the coding sequence ATGAAAGCCAAGGTTGATGCGCCTTTCGTACCTTTGAACATCGCTGTTCTGACGGTTAGTGACACCCGAACCCTCGAAACCGATACCTCTGGCCAAGTCTTTGTCGATCGCCTGAGCGATGCCGGGCACACCCTGGCGGCGCGGGTATTGCTCAAGGATGACCTGTATAAAATTCGCGCCCAGGTCGCCACCTGGATTGCCGAAGATGAGGTGCAAGTGGTGCTGATTACCGGCGGCACCGGGTTTACCGCCCGCGACAGCACGCCAGAAGCCGTGAGCTGCTTGCTGGATAAACAGGTTGATGGCTTTGGCGAGTTGTTCCGTCAAATCTCGGTGGCCGATATCGGCACTTCGACCGTGCAATCCAGGGCCTTGGCCGGTCTGGCCAACGGCACGCTGGTGTGCTGCCTGCCGGGTTCGACCAATGCGGTACGCACCGGTTGGGACGGGATTTTGGCCGAGCAACTGGATTCCCGTCATCGCCCGTGCAACTTCGTCGCCCATTTGAAGCAGGCGCCGGCCTGTGACACCCGTGGGTAA
- a CDS encoding YqjD family protein: MARKTAKNAQEILMADFQALVLDAERLLEHTASLAGDQAEELRAQIKDSLYKARETLEETKESLKDRGEAAVIATEDYVQSNPWQSVGIAAGVGFLIGLLATRR, encoded by the coding sequence ATGGCCCGCAAAACAGCAAAGAATGCTCAAGAAATACTGATGGCCGATTTCCAGGCTCTGGTGCTTGACGCCGAACGGCTGCTGGAGCACACCGCTTCCCTGGCCGGGGATCAAGCTGAAGAGCTGCGCGCCCAGATCAAGGACAGCCTGTACAAAGCCCGTGAAACACTGGAAGAAACCAAGGAATCGTTGAAAGACCGTGGCGAAGCCGCCGTGATCGCCACTGAAGATTACGTTCAGAGCAACCCTTGGCAGTCCGTTGGTATCGCGGCAGGCGTAGGCTTTTTGATTGGTCTGCTGGCAACGCGGCGCTGA
- a CDS encoding pseudouridine synthase, translating into MSPQPFNAAEHQASTLYLPPGSWLTVLDCLCEHFRAISRDQWLDRIARGRVLDANGAPISAQLAYKEGLRIHYFREVPNETPIPVQETILYADEHLVVADKPHFLPVTPAGEYVEQTLLRRLIRTLDNPHLVPLHRIDRHTAGLVLFSANPETRSAYQSLFPTRKIEKRYEAIARALPDLELPRVHKSRLVEGEPFFRMQEGQGVSNTETLVDICEKKGDLWRYALYPVTGKKHQLRVHMAALGAGICNDPFYPDVIKDAVDDYANPLKLLAQSLRFADPLTGEARFFESRITLDW; encoded by the coding sequence ATGTCGCCCCAGCCTTTCAACGCCGCCGAGCATCAAGCCAGCACTTTGTACCTGCCGCCGGGTAGTTGGCTCACGGTGCTCGACTGCCTGTGTGAGCACTTTCGAGCCATCAGCCGCGATCAGTGGCTTGACCGGATTGCCCGTGGCCGGGTACTGGATGCCAATGGAGCGCCGATCAGTGCGCAGTTGGCCTACAAGGAAGGGCTGCGCATTCACTACTTTCGCGAAGTGCCTAACGAAACGCCGATCCCCGTGCAGGAAACCATCCTGTATGCCGATGAGCATCTGGTTGTCGCGGATAAACCGCACTTTCTACCGGTGACCCCTGCGGGCGAATATGTTGAGCAAACGCTGTTGCGACGCTTGATTCGAACCCTGGATAACCCTCATCTGGTCCCCCTGCACCGGATAGACCGGCACACGGCAGGCCTGGTGCTGTTTTCGGCTAACCCTGAGACTCGCTCGGCGTATCAGTCGTTGTTTCCCACGCGTAAAATCGAAAAGCGTTACGAGGCAATTGCTCGGGCCTTGCCTGATCTGGAGCTACCGCGCGTGCACAAAAGCCGCTTGGTGGAAGGCGAACCCTTTTTCCGCATGCAAGAAGGGCAGGGCGTCAGCAACACTGAAACCTTGGTCGATATCTGTGAGAAAAAGGGTGATTTGTGGCGCTACGCGCTGTATCCCGTGACAGGAAAGAAGCATCAGTTGCGGGTGCACATGGCGGCCCTGGGGGCAGGGATCTGCAATGATCCGTTTTACCCTGACGTGATCAAGGACGCCGTCGATGACTATGCCAATCCGCTAAAACTGTTGGCCCAGAGCTTGCGCTTTGCAGACCCGCTGACGGGTGAGGCGCGTTTTTTCGAGAGCCGGATCACGCTGGACTGGTAA
- a CDS encoding glutaredoxin family protein gives MPPECQLFGTLGCHLCELAEAILMPLVEHGLMVELVDIADSDALFETYGLLIPVLRRVDTGQELGWPFDTEQVVSFLG, from the coding sequence ATGCCTCCCGAATGTCAATTGTTCGGCACCCTGGGCTGTCATCTGTGTGAGCTGGCCGAAGCGATTCTAATGCCTTTGGTTGAACATGGGCTGATGGTCGAGCTGGTCGATATCGCCGACAGCGATGCGTTGTTTGAAACCTACGGTCTTCTGATCCCCGTATTGCGCCGGGTCGATACTGGCCAAGAGCTGGGCTGGCCGTTTGATACCGAGCAGGTGGTGAGCTTTCTCGGATAA
- the mobA gene encoding molybdenum cofactor guanylyltransferase MobA, giving the protein MSLFQCSILLLAGGRGQRMGGQDKGLVTWRGQPLIEFAQRLARPLSDDLIISCNRNHELYAPYADQLVSDGNDDFDGPLAGIRAGLAAARNTHMLVLPCDVPNIDSDLLVALLDAARQHPEQPVMVRHGEQWEPLLCVIPTALAPAFEAAWQAGGRSPRKIMLQLNAQAWQCAENDPRLINFNTPDLLE; this is encoded by the coding sequence ATGAGCCTGTTTCAATGCTCCATTTTGCTGCTGGCGGGGGGGCGCGGCCAGCGCATGGGCGGCCAGGACAAAGGGCTGGTGACGTGGCGGGGCCAGCCGCTGATCGAGTTCGCGCAGCGCCTCGCAAGACCGCTGAGCGATGACCTGATCATTTCGTGCAATCGCAACCACGAGCTATACGCACCCTACGCCGATCAACTGGTCAGTGATGGCAATGATGACTTTGACGGACCTCTGGCAGGGATACGCGCGGGACTGGCCGCGGCCCGGAACACGCACATGCTGGTGCTGCCCTGTGACGTACCAAACATTGACAGCGATTTGCTCGTTGCCCTGCTTGACGCAGCCCGCCAGCACCCTGAGCAACCGGTGATGGTGCGCCACGGCGAACAGTGGGAGCCGCTGCTGTGTGTAATCCCGACTGCACTGGCGCCTGCCTTCGAAGCCGCCTGGCAGGCGGGTGGGCGCAGTCCGCGAAAAATAATGCTTCAGCTCAATGCACAGGCCTGGCAATGCGCCGAAAATGATCCCCGACTGATCAATTTCAACACCCCGGATTTACTGGAATAA
- a CDS encoding transporter substrate-binding domain-containing protein: MPTRLNKYLSLFAGLILCTSVFAEPPRTETFSLLSRSGSYQMDVPLNKAQRYWLQNNPELLVGTSTADYPPFDITDSGQDYEGFTADYVGILAKALNVSIKVQRFASRDAAIKALEEGRIDLLGTSNGFEAANQNLLLSTPYAIDQSVLVTREGETRSLSQGLAGLRLSMVYHYLPLNEVKALYPKAIIQSYPSYQNAINAVAFDQADVFLGDTVSTHYMINKGYLKNIKMANFGKHEAHGFSFAVRRDNLELLDIINATLKAVPNSEQESIAKRWSAGSDILLSDQKLQLTKLEERWLAQHPVVKVVVNETLVPLTFFNANGNFRGITADLLEMIRLRTGLRFEIQRAQSFRSMIRMINQHEVDIIAAISPSVSREDTLNFSRPYLVNSFVLLTAKGYEQPASLEQLSGKKLALTQGNPLTEYLRSEYPQINLIETEDIHGATELLAEGQVQGAVSTLVIANYLLGPELFQDRLQISATIGTQPATFSLATARDATELGSILNKALLSIAPDELGIINSRWRGYIPASDSYWRNYHRLIYQIIIGTSLLLLLSLVWNAYMRRQIRQRKMAERALSDQFEFMRALVDGTPHPIYVRDREGILKTCNNSYLEAFSAKREEIIGKTVMQTCSLLNNTYEAHDYQADYLRVMSEGTPLIVDRPLNIGDKTFTIYHWILPYRDSLGEVQGIIGGWIDISERRQLLDELRAAKELADDANRAKSTFLATMSHEIRTPMNAVIGLLELTLKRADQGHLDRPSIEVAYNSAKDLLELIGDILDIARIESGRLNLSPERVNLRSLANSVIRVFDGLARQKSLTLSLIFNPEDNAPDVLIDPLRFKQILTNLISNAIKFTQHGQVTLELNLLPTHTADQVELKLSVKDTGIGISKGDQARLFEPFAQVENSGQLALNGAGLGLVICRSLCEMMGGSLELCSQPQVGTLVQITLKVPALAPSPMVATQEPAINPAARQLNILVVDDHPANRLLMCQQLGFLGHRFATEHDGASGLETWKKGAFDLVITDCNMPVMNGYDLTRAIRQHERTLQQPPCTVLGFTANAQPEERQRCEQAGMDDCLFKPISLTLLSQRITTLEPLYPCSQVFNVECLYSLSGHNTAQTQRLLEELIRSNRQDLKALLEIPDNGELQTFGDIAHRIKGAARIVGANTLITQCEALEQANRANLTQARNRVQGAMQELEQALTRQLEKLANNT; this comes from the coding sequence ATGCCCACGCGGTTAAACAAGTATTTATCACTGTTCGCAGGGTTGATCCTGTGTACATCAGTGTTCGCCGAGCCACCCCGCACTGAAACCTTTTCATTGCTCAGCCGCTCGGGCTCCTATCAGATGGACGTCCCGCTGAATAAAGCACAGCGCTATTGGCTACAGAACAACCCCGAACTTCTGGTGGGTACCTCCACCGCAGACTACCCGCCCTTCGACATAACCGACAGCGGTCAGGACTACGAAGGTTTCACCGCCGATTACGTTGGCATTCTGGCCAAAGCCCTCAACGTTTCGATAAAAGTTCAGCGTTTTGCTTCCAGAGACGCTGCCATCAAGGCACTTGAAGAGGGACGGATCGACCTGCTCGGCACTTCAAATGGCTTCGAAGCCGCCAACCAGAACCTGTTGCTTTCCACTCCATACGCCATCGATCAGTCCGTACTGGTCACCCGGGAGGGAGAAACTCGCTCGCTCTCCCAAGGACTGGCAGGCTTGCGCCTGAGCATGGTCTACCACTACTTGCCACTCAATGAGGTCAAGGCGCTTTACCCCAAGGCAATCATTCAGTCTTACCCTTCCTATCAAAACGCCATAAACGCTGTGGCTTTCGATCAGGCCGATGTGTTTCTGGGGGATACGGTATCGACCCACTACATGATCAACAAGGGGTATCTGAAGAACATCAAAATGGCCAATTTTGGCAAGCACGAGGCCCACGGTTTCAGTTTTGCCGTACGCCGTGACAACCTGGAGCTGCTCGACATCATCAATGCCACACTCAAGGCCGTGCCCAACAGTGAACAAGAAAGCATTGCCAAACGCTGGAGCGCAGGCAGTGACATTTTACTCTCCGATCAAAAGCTGCAACTGACAAAGCTGGAAGAACGCTGGCTGGCTCAGCACCCGGTGGTCAAGGTAGTCGTCAACGAGACCCTGGTGCCACTGACTTTCTTTAACGCCAACGGGAATTTCAGAGGCATTACTGCCGATCTGCTGGAGATGATTCGCTTGCGCACAGGGCTGCGCTTCGAGATACAGCGCGCACAGAGCTTCAGATCCATGATCCGGATGATCAATCAACACGAAGTCGACATCATCGCCGCAATCAGCCCGTCGGTATCCCGGGAGGACACCCTCAACTTCAGTCGTCCCTACCTCGTAAACTCATTTGTCCTGCTCACAGCAAAAGGCTATGAACAACCCGCAAGCCTTGAGCAGCTGTCGGGTAAAAAACTGGCCTTGACCCAAGGCAACCCACTGACAGAATACCTGCGCAGTGAATACCCACAGATAAACCTGATTGAAACCGAGGATATCCATGGCGCCACAGAACTTCTGGCCGAAGGCCAAGTGCAAGGTGCGGTCAGCACTCTGGTGATTGCCAATTATTTGCTGGGTCCCGAGCTGTTTCAGGACCGTTTGCAAATCAGCGCCACCATCGGCACCCAACCCGCCACTTTTTCCCTTGCTACGGCACGAGATGCCACCGAGCTGGGCTCAATCCTCAACAAGGCACTGTTGAGCATTGCTCCAGATGAGCTGGGCATTATCAACAGCCGCTGGCGTGGGTACATTCCGGCATCGGACAGTTACTGGCGCAATTATCACCGCCTGATCTACCAGATCATCATTGGCACAAGCCTTTTACTGCTGCTGTCACTGGTCTGGAATGCCTATATGCGGCGTCAGATCCGCCAACGAAAAATGGCTGAACGTGCACTCAGTGATCAGTTCGAGTTCATGCGGGCGCTGGTCGATGGCACGCCTCACCCAATTTATGTGCGTGATCGAGAAGGCATTCTTAAAACCTGTAACAACAGCTACCTGGAAGCTTTTTCAGCCAAGCGAGAAGAAATCATAGGCAAGACGGTAATGCAAACCTGCAGCCTCTTGAACAACACGTATGAAGCCCATGATTATCAGGCCGACTACTTGCGGGTCATGAGTGAAGGCACACCGCTTATCGTTGATCGGCCACTGAATATTGGCGACAAAACGTTCACCATCTACCACTGGATCCTTCCTTATCGGGATTCGCTGGGTGAGGTTCAGGGCATTATCGGAGGCTGGATTGATATCAGTGAACGTCGCCAGCTCCTGGATGAACTTCGCGCTGCCAAAGAGCTGGCCGATGACGCCAACCGGGCCAAAAGCACCTTCCTGGCAACCATGAGCCACGAGATTCGCACACCCATGAACGCTGTGATCGGTTTGCTTGAACTTACCTTGAAGCGTGCCGACCAGGGACATCTGGACCGTCCCTCCATTGAGGTTGCCTACAATTCGGCCAAGGACCTGCTGGAACTGATCGGCGATATTCTCGATATTGCCCGAATCGAATCCGGACGGCTGAATCTGTCCCCTGAACGCGTCAACCTGCGCAGTCTTGCCAATTCAGTGATCAGGGTCTTTGATGGCCTGGCCCGGCAAAAAAGCCTGACCCTTTCCCTGATATTCAATCCCGAAGACAACGCCCCCGATGTACTGATCGACCCACTTCGATTCAAGCAAATCCTGACCAACCTGATCAGCAATGCAATCAAGTTCACCCAACATGGCCAGGTAACCCTCGAACTCAACTTGCTACCCACCCACACTGCTGATCAGGTTGAACTCAAGTTGAGTGTCAAAGACACAGGCATCGGCATCAGCAAGGGCGATCAGGCGCGCCTGTTTGAACCCTTCGCACAAGTGGAAAACAGCGGGCAGCTCGCCCTCAACGGCGCAGGTCTCGGTCTGGTGATTTGCCGCAGCCTGTGCGAAATGATGGGCGGCAGTCTAGAACTGTGCAGCCAACCCCAGGTAGGAACCCTGGTTCAAATAACACTCAAGGTTCCAGCCCTGGCCCCCTCCCCGATGGTTGCGACGCAAGAGCCAGCAATCAATCCGGCGGCTCGCCAACTTAACATTCTGGTGGTCGATGACCATCCCGCCAATCGGTTGTTGATGTGCCAGCAACTGGGGTTTTTAGGGCATCGTTTTGCCACAGAACACGATGGTGCATCTGGACTGGAAACCTGGAAAAAGGGTGCATTCGATCTGGTCATTACTGACTGCAACATGCCTGTCATGAACGGTTATGACCTGACTCGAGCCATACGCCAGCATGAGCGGACGCTACAACAACCACCCTGTACGGTGCTGGGGTTTACTGCAAATGCCCAACCTGAAGAGCGCCAGCGCTGCGAGCAGGCCGGGATGGACGACTGCCTGTTCAAACCCATCAGCCTGACCCTGCTGAGCCAACGAATAACTACCCTTGAGCCCCTCTACCCTTGCTCGCAGGTGTTCAACGTTGAATGCCTCTATTCACTTTCCGGACATAACACCGCACAGACCCAACGCTTGCTGGAAGAACTGATACGCAGTAACCGGCAGGATCTCAAAGCGTTGCTTGAGATTCCTGACAACGGGGAGTTGCAAACATTTGGCGACATTGCTCACCGGATAAAAGGCGCGGCCCGCATTGTGGGAGCCAATACCCTGATCACGCAGTGTGAAGCGCTGGAACAGGCAAACCGGGCAAACCTCACCCAAGCTCGCAATCGGGTACAAGGCGCCATGCAGGAACTCGAACAGGCGTTGACCCGGCAACTTGAAAAGCTGGCTAACAACACCTGA
- a CDS encoding phage holin family protein, producing MTDESGTPRSSPRRLGAAFLGLLHSHVELLGIELQEQKARTVSLLLFAGLALVFGLLLLIGLSALVMILLWDSYRIPGIIGLCLFYTLAAVFCGLRLKAAVFDESSPFNATLEELAKDRERLLP from the coding sequence ATGACAGACGAATCAGGTACCCCCCGTTCCTCACCGCGGCGCCTGGGTGCCGCGTTTCTGGGTCTGTTGCACAGTCATGTCGAGCTGCTGGGCATTGAGCTGCAAGAGCAGAAGGCGCGCACGGTCAGCCTGTTGTTGTTTGCCGGCCTGGCACTCGTATTCGGGCTTCTGCTGTTGATCGGGCTGTCGGCGCTGGTCATGATTTTGCTATGGGACAGTTACCGCATCCCGGGCATCATCGGGCTTTGTCTGTTTTATACGCTGGCCGCTGTTTTTTGCGGGCTGCGCCTCAAAGCCGCGGTGTTCGATGAATCATCTCCTTTCAACGCCACGCTTGAAGAGCTGGCCAAAGACCGCGAGCGTTTGCTGCCATGA
- a CDS encoding deoxyguanosinetriphosphate triphosphohydrolase, producing MDWQTLLNRERLGKPHHSPEELGRSPFHKDHDRIIFSGAFRRLGRKTQVHPVNSNDHIHTRLTHSLEVSCVGRSLGMRVGETIRSALPDWCDPADLGMVVQSACLAHDIGNPPFGHSGEDAIRNWFEQAAKRGWLDDMSDVERNDFLSFEGNAQGFRVLTQLEYHQFDGGTRLTHATLGTFLKYPWTARHADSLGYKKHKFGCYQSELHLLEGIAQKLGLPQIEDQRWARHPLVYLMEAADDICYALIDLEDGLEMDLLQYAEVESLLLDLVGDDLPETYRLLGPGDSRRRKLAILRGKAIEHLTNAAAQAFVEQQDALLAGTLPGDLVEHMHGPAKRCVLDAKDMARKKIFQDKRKTLHEIGAYTSLEILLNAFCGAALEQHGGRVPSFKNRRILDLLGNNAPDPHWPLHRSFIRIIDFIAGMTDSYATEMARAMTGQSSPG from the coding sequence TTGGATTGGCAAACCCTGCTTAATCGCGAACGCTTGGGAAAACCTCATCACAGCCCCGAAGAGCTCGGGCGCAGCCCTTTCCACAAAGATCACGACCGGATTATCTTTTCTGGGGCATTTCGTCGCCTGGGACGCAAGACTCAAGTCCACCCGGTCAACAGTAACGATCATATCCATACCCGCCTCACCCACTCACTCGAAGTCAGCTGTGTCGGTCGTTCACTGGGCATGCGGGTGGGTGAAACAATCCGTAGCGCCTTGCCTGATTGGTGCGATCCGGCCGACCTGGGCATGGTGGTGCAATCGGCCTGCCTGGCCCATGACATTGGCAACCCGCCCTTCGGTCACTCCGGAGAGGATGCCATTCGCAACTGGTTTGAACAGGCAGCCAAACGTGGCTGGCTGGACGACATGAGTGACGTTGAGCGCAATGATTTCTTGAGTTTCGAAGGCAACGCCCAGGGTTTTCGCGTGCTGACGCAGCTGGAATATCACCAGTTTGATGGCGGTACGCGCCTGACCCACGCAACGCTGGGCACCTTCCTCAAGTACCCCTGGACTGCGCGCCACGCTGACTCGCTGGGTTACAAGAAGCACAAGTTCGGGTGCTACCAGAGCGAGCTGCACCTGCTCGAAGGAATCGCCCAAAAACTGGGCCTGCCCCAGATAGAAGACCAGCGTTGGGCGCGCCATCCGTTGGTCTACCTGATGGAGGCAGCCGATGACATTTGCTACGCGCTGATCGACCTTGAAGATGGACTGGAGATGGACCTGCTGCAGTACGCTGAAGTCGAGTCCCTGCTGTTGGATCTGGTGGGTGATGACTTGCCTGAAACCTACCGCCTGCTGGGCCCCGGTGATTCCCGGCGACGCAAGCTGGCCATACTGCGTGGCAAGGCAATCGAGCATCTGACCAACGCTGCCGCCCAGGCCTTTGTCGAGCAGCAGGATGCGCTGCTGGCAGGCACTCTGCCGGGGGACCTGGTCGAGCACATGCACGGCCCGGCCAAGCGCTGTGTACTGGATGCCAAGGACATGGCGCGCAAGAAAATCTTTCAGGACAAACGCAAGACCCTGCATGAAATCGGCGCCTATACCTCTCTGGAAATCCTGCTCAATGCCTTTTGTGGCGCTGCACTGGAGCAGCATGGAGGACGAGTCCCATCATTCAAAAATCGTCGCATTCTCGACTTGTTGGGCAATAACGCACCCGATCCGCACTGGCCACTCCATCGCTCTTTCATACGCATCATCGATTTTATCGCCGGTATGACCGATAGCTATGCCACCGAAATGGCACGGGCAATGACGGGCCAATCCAGCCCGGGCTGA
- a CDS encoding monovalent cation:proton antiporter-2 (CPA2) family protein, with protein MFANLLIILASSLVVIALFRRLKLPPVLGYLCVGLFVGPTALDWINDSPDLPDLAELGVVFLLFSLGLEFSLPKMLKLRRVVFGLGSLQVLCSAVALGGLLYAFGMSLNSAFLLGAGLALSSTAIVSKELTSLGEIFSRHGQNAIGVLLFQDVVAVLLLTLVPVFAGSSDQAWYWALPITLGKTVILFFGLVFASRFLLPRLFHEVAASRSAELFVLLALVIVLLTAWLTHLLGLSPALGAFLAGMLLGESHYRHQIEADIRPFRDILLGLFFVSIGMLIDLQLFVHDGFLILGLTLALMLIKGCVVALLVKLRGSDGETAWRSGLALAQGGEFCFALMAQMQLNSLIPPEIAGYLLAATFCSMLLTPLLLRAAPKIAASLHRQSYEEAELEEIAAQSAELHGHVVMCGYGRVGQSIGRFLRRENKDFVALDYDPDRIQEATKADNSVHYGDARRGDLLRAVGVDRARLLVIAVDNTEVAMCVLKEARLITLEVPILVRTRDDSQLADLKAAGATEVVPELLESSLMLASHALIMLGLPEKTVQRRVDQVRHDRYHLLEGCFENTDSRDASTPHEND; from the coding sequence GTGTTTGCCAATTTGCTCATCATCCTTGCCTCGTCACTGGTAGTCATTGCACTGTTCCGGCGCCTGAAACTGCCACCGGTGCTGGGTTATTTGTGTGTTGGCCTGTTCGTCGGCCCCACCGCACTGGACTGGATCAATGACAGCCCGGATCTGCCAGACCTGGCAGAGCTTGGGGTGGTATTCCTGCTGTTCTCCCTGGGGCTGGAGTTCTCACTGCCCAAGATGCTCAAGCTACGCCGGGTAGTGTTTGGTCTTGGCAGCCTGCAAGTGCTGTGCTCAGCCGTTGCCCTGGGCGGCCTGCTGTATGCGTTTGGCATGAGTCTCAACAGTGCATTTTTACTGGGCGCCGGGCTCGCCTTGTCGTCCACGGCGATCGTGAGCAAAGAGCTCACCAGCCTGGGAGAAATCTTCAGTCGTCACGGCCAGAACGCCATCGGCGTACTGCTTTTTCAGGACGTGGTCGCGGTGCTGCTGCTGACCCTGGTGCCGGTATTCGCTGGCAGCAGCGATCAGGCCTGGTACTGGGCCTTGCCGATAACCTTGGGCAAGACAGTGATTCTGTTTTTCGGGCTTGTGTTTGCCAGCCGCTTTCTGCTGCCGCGCCTGTTCCACGAAGTAGCCGCATCACGCTCAGCCGAGCTGTTTGTATTGTTGGCGCTGGTGATCGTGCTGCTCACCGCCTGGCTCACTCACCTGCTCGGCCTGTCACCCGCCCTGGGTGCCTTTCTTGCCGGCATGTTGCTGGGCGAAAGCCACTACCGGCATCAGATTGAAGCCGATATCCGGCCCTTCCGCGACATCTTGCTGGGCCTGTTTTTCGTCAGTATCGGCATGCTGATTGACCTGCAACTGTTCGTTCACGATGGCTTCCTGATTCTGGGCCTGACACTGGCCCTGATGCTGATCAAGGGCTGCGTGGTTGCACTGCTGGTCAAGCTGCGCGGCAGTGACGGTGAGACGGCCTGGCGCAGTGGCCTGGCACTGGCCCAGGGCGGCGAGTTCTGCTTCGCACTCATGGCCCAAATGCAGCTCAACTCGCTCATTCCCCCAGAGATCGCAGGCTACCTGCTGGCAGCCACTTTCTGTTCAATGCTGCTGACGCCTCTGCTGTTAAGGGCTGCACCGAAAATTGCTGCCAGCTTGCACCGCCAGTCCTATGAGGAGGCCGAACTGGAAGAAATAGCCGCTCAAAGTGCCGAACTGCACGGGCACGTGGTGATGTGTGGCTATGGCCGCGTAGGCCAGTCCATCGGGCGGTTCTTGCGCCGTGAAAACAAGGACTTTGTCGCACTGGACTACGACCCTGACCGCATTCAGGAGGCTACAAAAGCGGACAACAGCGTGCACTACGGCGACGCCCGTCGCGGGGATTTACTCCGTGCCGTCGGCGTGGATCGGGCGCGACTGCTGGTGATTGCCGTCGACAACACCGAGGTCGCCATGTGCGTGCTCAAGGAGGCCCGGCTGATCACACTCGAAGTCCCCATCCTGGTCAGAACCCGCGACGACAGCCAACTGGCTGACCTCAAGGCTGCCGGTGCGACTGAAGTGGTTCCCGAATTGCTGGAGTCCAGCCTTATGCTCGCCTCCCACGCACTGATCATGCTTGGGCTGCCTGAAAAAACCGTGCAACGCCGAGTGGATCAAGTGCGTCATGATCGGTATCACTTGCTTGAAGGCTGTTTTGAAAATACAGACTCCCGTGATGCATCCACCCCCCACGAAAACGATTGA
- a CDS encoding response regulator transcription factor, which translates to MNTVFIVDDHPVIRLAIRMLLEHEGYEIVGETDNGVDAMQMIRECVPDLIILDISIPKLDGLEVLSRFNTMNSTLKTLVLTAQSPKLFAMRCMQSGAAGYVCKQEELSELVSAIKAVFSGYNYFPSQALTPEKNETDNFSEIELFKQVNDRELMVLKLFAQGKTNKEIATGMFLSNKTVSTYKKRLMQKLKANSLVDLIELAKRNALV; encoded by the coding sequence ATGAACACCGTTTTTATTGTCGACGACCATCCGGTTATCCGGCTGGCCATTCGGATGTTGTTAGAACATGAAGGTTATGAAATAGTCGGAGAAACCGACAATGGCGTAGATGCAATGCAAATGATCCGGGAGTGCGTACCAGACCTGATAATTCTCGATATCAGCATTCCCAAACTCGATGGCCTGGAAGTGTTATCACGGTTCAACACAATGAATTCAACACTTAAGACACTGGTCCTTACAGCTCAGTCCCCCAAGCTTTTTGCCATGCGCTGCATGCAATCCGGTGCTGCGGGCTACGTGTGCAAGCAAGAGGAACTGAGTGAACTTGTCAGTGCAATAAAAGCTGTATTTTCCGGCTACAATTACTTCCCAAGCCAAGCATTGACTCCTGAAAAAAATGAAACTGACAACTTCTCCGAAATTGAGCTTTTCAAACAAGTTAACGATCGGGAGCTCATGGTTCTAAAACTGTTTGCACAAGGTAAAACAAACAAGGAAATCGCCACCGGCATGTTCCTCAGCAACAAAACGGTGAGCACTTACAAAAAAAGGCTCATGCAAAAATTAAAAGCCAATTCTCTCGTAGACCTTATCGAACTGGCCAAACGTAACGCCCTGGTGTGA